A segment of the Mycobacterium intracellulare ATCC 13950 genome:
GGATCGCGGCCACCGGCAACCGCGGCCGAGACGCCGCGCCCGGGGTACGGGCCGCCGGCTAGCTGTCGACGATCCCGTTGATGTCGCGGGCCATGTCGATATCGTTTTGGGTGATGCCACCCTCGGAGTGGGTGACGAGAGCGAAAGTCACTGTCCGCCAGCGTATATCGATGTCGGGGTGGTGGTCCTTGCTTTCCGCGTGCTCGGCGACGCGGCGCACCGCATCGATGCCGGCCAGGAAGCTTCCGAATTTGATCGAGCGGCGCAGGGCGCCGTCGGCACGCTCCCATCCGTCCAGATCGGGCAATGCGGCGTCTACTTGCTCATCCGTTAACACAGCCATGACTCGTCACCGTTCTGTTGTCCAAAATCCTTGCTACCGAGAATGTTACGGAGATCCGGGACGTCAGGACCTAGACTCCCCGCCACTGGTCGGGCTTCTGTTTGTCGCTGAGATGGCGGACGCGGGCGACGAGGGGTGAATGGCCCTGCTGCTTCGCCCAGTCGATGGCCTCCTGCTGGGTTTGGCTCTGGTGGAGCTCGCTGTCGCCGTGGTCCTCGACGACGTAGTGCGTGATCGGGTCTCCGTCGCGGCCCTTTGGTCGCGGTTCGATGAACACGTTGGGCATGGCGCTTCTCCTCACTGAGTGCGATCGGCCGACCTAGTGCATACCCAGACAACGCCGGCCTTCACAGCGCGCCGCGAATGAGTGCGCCAACCTCGGTGCCCGCCGTGGTGGCCGCGCGATAACACAGCCAGGACGCGACGGTATACCGTCACTGGCCATGCCGACCCAGATCGTCGTCGCGGGCGCCCTCATCCGCGACGCGCGCGTCTTGGTGGCACAGCGGGTACGCCCGCCGGAGCTGGCCGGGCGCTGGGAGCTGCCCGGGGGCAAGGTCGCGCCCGGTGAGACCGAGCGCGACGCGCTGGCCCGCGAGCTGGTCGAGGAGCTCGGTTTGGCGGCGGGCGACGTCGCGGTGGGCGAGCGGCTCGGCGCGGACATCGCGGTGGACGGCGGGATCACGCTGCGCGCCTACCGGGTGCATTTGCTCGGCGGCCGTCCGGACGCGCGTGAGCACCGGGCCCTGCGCTGGATCACCGCCGCTGAGCTGCACGATCTCGACTGGGTGCCGGCCGACCGGGGCTGGCTTCCGGCCCTGGCCGGCGCCCTGTGAACGGCCCTCATAACAAGTCC
Coding sequences within it:
- a CDS encoding 4a-hydroxytetrahydrobiopterin dehydratase; the encoded protein is MAVLTDEQVDAALPDLDGWERADGALRRSIKFGSFLAGIDAVRRVAEHAESKDHHPDIDIRWRTVTFALVTHSEGGITQNDIDMARDINGIVDS
- a CDS encoding (deoxy)nucleoside triphosphate pyrophosphohydrolase; its protein translation is MPTQIVVAGALIRDARVLVAQRVRPPELAGRWELPGGKVAPGETERDALARELVEELGLAAGDVAVGERLGADIAVDGGITLRAYRVHLLGGRPDAREHRALRWITAAELHDLDWVPADRGWLPALAGAL